In a genomic window of Temperatibacter marinus:
- a CDS encoding hypothetical protein (catalyzes the formation of N-carbamoyl-L-aspartate from (S)-dihydroorotate in pyrimidine biosynthesis), translating to MTLQITLPHWYDLHTHFRQDETVRATVADHVKMGCIGALAMPNTKPPVGKVFEKDDVKDYKSVEAYRQEIMTASGGVFQEVIVPLYITRDIKPEMITAGAKKGVLKACKYYPPHGTTGADFGAPFDMFMENGVFAAMEESGVTLCIHGEEHGLSAEKYFDRGENAEELFYANKMPLLIRRFPKLRVVAEHLTTKVAVDFVKSAPEHVKATVTPQHLMYTIGTLLQGLKYHLYCLPLLKFDEDRLALRQAVTDPENTKFFAGTDSAPHVKKVTPCGCAAGCYTGGIAPQLYAQAFEMAGVDLSIAQGQEVFRKFLCEIGQTYYDLPKAQGTFTIEKTAENIKPLAMAGETIIPLPLGMDTPMTWSIV from the coding sequence ATGACACTTCAAATTACATTGCCCCATTGGTATGATCTTCACACACATTTTCGCCAAGATGAGACTGTGAGAGCAACAGTTGCAGACCATGTGAAAATGGGCTGTATTGGGGCTCTTGCCATGCCAAACACAAAACCCCCTGTAGGCAAGGTTTTTGAAAAAGATGACGTCAAAGATTACAAGAGTGTAGAAGCCTATCGACAAGAAATTATGACTGCTTCTGGTGGTGTTTTCCAGGAAGTTATTGTTCCCCTTTATATAACGCGAGATATAAAACCTGAGATGATCACAGCAGGGGCAAAGAAGGGTGTTCTCAAAGCCTGTAAATATTACCCGCCTCACGGAACAACAGGTGCTGATTTTGGTGCGCCTTTTGATATGTTTATGGAGAATGGCGTCTTTGCCGCGATGGAGGAAAGTGGTGTTACTCTCTGTATTCATGGAGAAGAGCACGGGCTATCTGCAGAAAAATATTTTGATCGCGGTGAAAATGCTGAGGAACTTTTTTATGCGAATAAGATGCCGCTCCTGATAAGAAGGTTTCCTAAACTTCGTGTTGTTGCAGAACATTTGACCACGAAAGTCGCGGTTGATTTCGTCAAAAGTGCTCCTGAGCATGTGAAGGCTACAGTAACTCCGCAGCACCTCATGTATACCATCGGAACTCTCTTGCAGGGATTAAAATATCATCTGTACTGCTTGCCATTGCTTAAGTTTGATGAAGACCGTCTTGCTCTACGACAGGCTGTAACTGATCCGGAGAATACGAAATTTTTCGCCGGCACTGATAGCGCCCCTCATGTTAAAAAAGTAACTCCGTGTGGCTGTGCTGCTGGGTGTTATACAGGGGGCATTGCGCCGCAGTTGTATGCGCAAGCTTTTGAAATGGCCGGTGTGGACCTTAGCATAGCTCAGGGGCAGGAAGTTTTTAGAAAATTCCTTTGCGAGATTGGTCAGACTTATTACGACCTTCCTAAAGCTCAAGGCACGTTTACCATCGAAAAAACTGCAGAAAATATAAAGCCTTTAGCGATGGCAGGAGAGACAATCATTCCCCTGCCTTTGGGTATGGACACACCAATGACCTGGTCGATTGTGTAA